One Hordeum vulgare subsp. vulgare chromosome 4H, MorexV3_pseudomolecules_assembly, whole genome shotgun sequence DNA window includes the following coding sequences:
- the LOC123449029 gene encoding uncharacterized protein LOC123449029 isoform X2, producing MDHDGGGRGMAWEEAAAAAAAASTNQKTESFGGCSNSVKKIYPIDSPIKKRKSQYDLSDTRLSSLKYKFQDRPTSHEDETARTESLGGDGIFINNNCNMGTANVYKGLDSSENTQSLLGGCIEVDSINGIESQSMRKRASASSSSSNNISSDTYSSFHSCGSKETDSWVRPHLEHDGSGLLPPPYDEDIEKIYDVMNELAGGGVVGSADRMMDETLYSNGVDDFMILPAGKNGEKKKKKLTIDQEFEQYFSKLML from the exons ATGGATCACGACGGAGGAGGCCGTGGGATGGcatgggaggaggcggcggcggcggcggcggcggcttccacCAACCAGAAGACCGAGAGCTTCGGAGGCTG CTCCAACAGCGTGAAGAAAATTTACCCTATCGACAGTCCAATTAAGAAAAGGAAGTCCCAGTATGACCTCAGTGATACAAGGCTGTCATCGCTGAAATACAAGTTTCAGGACCGACCAACTTCACATGAGGATGAGACTGCAAGAACAGAAAGCTTAGGAGGTGATGGCATTTTCATCAACAACAATTGTAATATGGGCACGGCCAATGTTTATAAGGGATTGGACTCGAGTGAGAATACTCAAAGCCTTTTAGGTGGTTGCATCGAAGTAGACTCCATAAATGGAATTGAGAGCCAATCTATGAGAAAACGGGCATCTGCATCCAGTAGCTCAAGCAACAACATTTCATCGGACACATACAGCTCTTTTCATAGCTGTGGCTCCAAAGAGACCGACAGCTGGGTGAGGCCACACCTGGAGCATGATGGCTCAGGTTTGCTGCCGCCTCCATACGATGAGGACATTGAGAAAATCTACGATGTGATGAATGagctagcaggtggtggtgtcgttgGTTCTGCTGATCGTATGATGGATGAGACGCTTTACTCGAATGGCGTCGATGATTTCATGATTCTGCCAGCAGGCAAGAATG gggagaagaagaagaagaagctcaccaTCGATCAAGAATTCGAACAGTACTTCTCAAAACTCATGCTTTAG
- the LOC123449029 gene encoding uncharacterized protein LOC123449029 isoform X1, with protein MDHDGGGRGMAWEEAAAAAAAASTNQKTESFGGCSSSNSVKKIYPIDSPIKKRKSQYDLSDTRLSSLKYKFQDRPTSHEDETARTESLGGDGIFINNNCNMGTANVYKGLDSSENTQSLLGGCIEVDSINGIESQSMRKRASASSSSSNNISSDTYSSFHSCGSKETDSWVRPHLEHDGSGLLPPPYDEDIEKIYDVMNELAGGGVVGSADRMMDETLYSNGVDDFMILPAGKNGEKKKKKLTIDQEFEQYFSKLML; from the exons ATGGATCACGACGGAGGAGGCCGTGGGATGGcatgggaggaggcggcggcggcggcggcggcggcttccacCAACCAGAAGACCGAGAGCTTCGGAGGCTG TTCCAGCTCCAACAGCGTGAAGAAAATTTACCCTATCGACAGTCCAATTAAGAAAAGGAAGTCCCAGTATGACCTCAGTGATACAAGGCTGTCATCGCTGAAATACAAGTTTCAGGACCGACCAACTTCACATGAGGATGAGACTGCAAGAACAGAAAGCTTAGGAGGTGATGGCATTTTCATCAACAACAATTGTAATATGGGCACGGCCAATGTTTATAAGGGATTGGACTCGAGTGAGAATACTCAAAGCCTTTTAGGTGGTTGCATCGAAGTAGACTCCATAAATGGAATTGAGAGCCAATCTATGAGAAAACGGGCATCTGCATCCAGTAGCTCAAGCAACAACATTTCATCGGACACATACAGCTCTTTTCATAGCTGTGGCTCCAAAGAGACCGACAGCTGGGTGAGGCCACACCTGGAGCATGATGGCTCAGGTTTGCTGCCGCCTCCATACGATGAGGACATTGAGAAAATCTACGATGTGATGAATGagctagcaggtggtggtgtcgttgGTTCTGCTGATCGTATGATGGATGAGACGCTTTACTCGAATGGCGTCGATGATTTCATGATTCTGCCAGCAGGCAAGAATG gggagaagaagaagaagaagctcaccaTCGATCAAGAATTCGAACAGTACTTCTCAAAACTCATGCTTTAG